AGCAGTGCTAGCGCTAAAAGTTAGTGTAAAAATATGAAGTGCGACAATGCACAAACACGTTAGAGCAAACTGAAACCGACTGCACCTTGGGGCTGTGACGACCCCTTAGAGGCTGAATAAGTCACTTTACAGGGTATCGGCCAGCAGAGGTAGTCCACATCCAGTTAAAGTATCGTACAGCTTGTCTGCGCTAATGTAGTGCAACTGACTTACAGCAGCCAAAGCAGCATCACATGGATTCAGAGTTCGCTTATCAAGAAACCGGATCTCTTTTGGACTGAGGCCTAGTCTCTCAGCAACATCCTTCCATTCCTCTCCACCTGCAACACAAATATACACGTTTCTTGTTGTTTCAAGAGCTTTTCGCCATCATTTTTCCAGTCACGCACCAAGTAACCAATAGAGAATGCTTTTCCAAATACTACCACCTCTGATTCTAATACAGATCATATAAAATCATACATTTGGATTTCGGATATGAAATATGGATGCGTGGCACACTTGACTGATTTGACGAAGAGATAACTAATTTAAATAAGGGCTCGTCTTTACATAATTGGTACAACTTACCGCTCAAGTCTATTGTAAGTTCTCTCATCTGGCGTACTGGGATATTTCGAATGTCAAGGTTTCCTTGTAGCAAAGGACCTACAAATAAAATGGGCCACAGTTATTGGATACGGCAATGCGAaaaccaaacgaaaaaaaaattaggcacgcaatgcgtacatgtggtagtgcagtaacgtACACAGCGTTTTATTCCATAATTGTCACTGGAGATgggttttgttttccaggagattcaaggtttgtctttgcgtaatatgcaGCTCTAATTGTACACAGTATTGTTTTGGTACTATAAATCACAGGAGTgtcatggtagatgtcttaggtaaatagccggGCCCTGAGAATGCATGTGGTTActtgtaaaatactaaacccagaaagattgaagaaagtaaaagggaatcgagataCATTGGCTTCGAGGGTGACATGTTactcattttcaagttcccttctTTGCACCTCAAGTTTTAAGCGTGTCTGAGATTTggacacctttccaagacaaatTTGTACGGACGTCAAGCGCTGTcgagcggggttagtatctggatgggtgacctcaaaatgtACGACTTGCCGTGTCAGAAACATagcaccgaaaattctattttaacgctcaaagaTTTTcgacgtgaaaacaacataaattttgaacctCGAATACACAAAATTACCATcggcgaaaaacagtttgggagatttttgctacgttcaattttcctatcgtacttttggctgcaaaagtaaatcgcaaaagtaaatcgcaaaatcgtcgtcgaattcagcgggcgctgtGATTAAGTTAAGTTACCTTGCgcgtttactcgcgaaacaaggatacatctgtgtcaaaatgatggcaagatacaggattttcgtttttgttagtttggtttttttatcttcaagtgttataaagtttgacaagaaatgtgcgaattcaacacaaagatcacaatcgcccatctcttgaggttgaccattgtttctgcaaagtccaaaatttactctcctagatTAGGTTATTTATTACCaagtaattccatcgttttggaaatagcagctgctttattattcatcagcgtcacaaattcttgcccattttggagctcattttgttgaaactcaagcacgctttcaacagacctgtttatgttcgtgagttatgcacgcgctgcgggcctattgtcaccacggacttatacgctcttacactcttacaacccggtgacatagcgTGTActgcacttacagtgcactaccataAAAACCCCACaaagaaaatgtaaagaaaatgaTCTTAAAATTATACCAAAATAGGGCTGCAACATACAAAACTAgaaaaaatcaagttttcttCTAACACGCCGCCAATCAAAATTTTCGAGACCATAAACTGACAACACGGAACTTTGCATAAATGTCAGaaatgctgttttaaaattaatgaataCGTCTCCCTCGGACCTGAAATAAACGCTGCATCACTTTAAAACATTGTTTAAACAGTTGATGACTTTCGCCCGAAAATACAGAATATCGATTACTGGTAATTCCTCTGACCTTCATTTTCAGATATAACTTTTctttttgacttaatttgcttTTTAATTCAACATAAAATATACACAGCTAACACAAGTGGTTCTGGCTGTTTGCTACGAATATGAGTACTTTTCTTCGTTGCAACCAGTGGTACAAAACAGCCATTGGCCCAGCCATGCACTGATAGAGTAGTCACCTAACCTGCACAGCGACCAATCACTATTGACAAACTCACCAGTTGTCCCTGCGGGTGTAATttctctcaagtgcttaaaaaCTTCAATCTTGTTTGAATTCTTTGCAATCTTTGCCAGGCAACGGATCACTCTCTGTGTTTCCGGGTTTGGTTGCTCCAAACGCGTTTGGTCTAAATGTAGACCTTTTTTCAGCTGAAGTACAATTTCTTTTGGATCACATGAACGTGAACAAAGTGATTCCACAACGTTGCAAGGAAGCAGGGGAGGCGAATTGTCTTCACTCCCTAAAGGAAATTAAGGAGAGAATTAAGCCTTCTTACTGACACTAAAATGCTGCATTTTGTGTTTCGCTCAGCGTTCGTTGGGAACATCAGAGCAAGAACCAGACCACAAACGTACCTCTACCAGACGATAAAACGCTCCCATCAACCACATCAGCTGCTGTCTGTGATTAAAAAAGAACATGAAGAAAGCTGGTAATTACAAAGAAAAGTAAGCCACATTATAGACAGACCTTTGAGCTTACCCAGAGTAAACATAGCTCCAAGTAGACGACTGCCCATCAATAAGCACACGCTGCTTGTGGCCCGACAGATAGCTCTTAAACCATTTTAGCATCCAACACCAAACACCAAAATTGGTTCAAGTCTTACAAAGTACCCTTATGCCAGATTATTGAATGCTTTACTAACGTCATTATCACCATGCATTTAACTTCTTTTGTAAGTTCGAATACTCCATTGATTTTTTATACTACATAACCCAGTTGGTTAATCTTAAGACAGCCACAATCTAAcgcaaagagagagagagagattataagtgaatgaagggggtagtttctaaagaaactgtggtgctgcgtcggtggggaagtactatacaaaaatttggtaacatggcaacgtgaaaaataggaatacattagttaagtgaaaagcgttcgttaataccgtgaggattaagggtgccgatttgaaaggtgaatttttgttccagattcttgcggacCAATGAGACAGGACAGCCACGTTTTTcaaagaactggcacatctcctctgatttgctggaaaaattgaagtcatcactacatagacgtcgaagtctaaaaAACTGAGAATAAGGAAtagagttcttgacatgtgatggatatgacaaatgaatacaacaaataactgtgagaatctgtaggtttgtagtgcacacttttaaattactccaaaatgaccccgagactggtagaatctcttcgcaacctccacttatttcattcaaacgcgacaaaaacgtcggcaactttttagttagaagcgcgctcaaaactaacgagcaacccggcactttcaaatgtgcgcgctcacgatgcaaaacttgtcctttcattcttaacactagcaGAATATCGGgtcctaagcgatctgttaagatcaccgatcgtttcgcATGTACCTccgaaaatgtcatttattgcataacctgtacgttatgcaataaattatacattggcgagacagggaAACGACTAAGCAACcaattccgcgaacaccttcgcgatgttaaGAAGAATCACAGGGATGCATCTAAgtcagtcgctcgtcattttaatctctcTAATCacaccaaaaaacacatggctatctgcggcctttccctacgtctaggtacgacggaaagccgcaataatctggaacaaaaattcatcttccaaatcggcactcttaatccttacggtattaacgaacgcttttcatttaactaatgtattactatttttcacgttgccatgttaccactaatagcgtagctcctactctactataaaaactacacataacccacaattcctcgattggCTCTGacgcgaagggctaacgctcgaaacctcagcttttagaatctctgtacggtggccactttacattatcaactccgttgataaaaccaaattttcgtaaTTATAAGTGTCTCGCTTACGCAATCGTCACGCGTCGAACGATCGCgtaagcgtgaaactcagagttaaCGGACAACGTACAGTATGTACGTTTCGGCTGTGATTTTCTTTTACTCTACAACGCCCTGCAAACCGCATCGAGCACTTTGTCTTAGCGAAGGCTCAACTACTCgcacttttttcttttatacttttaatctcgtatacatgtatttttccttttaagcGAATGTCATTTCAGGCTAGAAATTAGTAAGTAGCACTTTCAAAAATTATCCGCGCTTCGACGAGTAACAAATAAAGAGATCGAACGACAGGCGAACTTTGTTAGTTTAGATTAGTTCCAGTCCTTAGAGGAGCTATCATGTTTTAGCTTTTGATTCCCATAATCTACTTTATCTTTGGATATTTGTGAGCGCAAGGCATGAAACGACTTATGCAATATTCAAAACATATTCCATATCCAGTTTACTTGGTGTTTGCCAATTCACACTAGAGACCTTTTTCAGCTAGTTACTCCATTACTCTAAAAATCATTGTAAGCGGTAATTACCTCTTTACGTGGACAAGAAAACCAAGCTGCAAAATCCTTAACCCACACTTTGTTAGTTCTTGCGGTCGCTGACCTGTTGCAGGTAATAAAGTGATTGGCACTTTGCAACTCAGATTCAGATAAAAAATGAAGGCATTCCTCTTGCTCGCAACCTTCTTTGACATGAGTGCGGCAGTAGGTGACCATCCTTCCATGACAACAGACCGGACAAACGACTCCAGCTTGATATCTCATCCGCTTCAACCAACAGAATTCTTTACGCATGCACTCAAGAACCAGAACAAGCTGTCTATAAACAGCGCCAGCGCAGAACACTTCAAATGAATCGTGTTGAGCATCAGATGAAATGCTAAGATTTGACTGAAAATCACCTTTTAGTCCAGGTGCGACATTTCCCCTGTGAACAATGACTTCAATGAACGAGGTATGGCACAAGAGTACAACGGAGCAGTTTTCGTCCGCTGCGGTGTAAAATCTGGCAAAGTTCTTATACAACTGAGGATGCAGTGAACTCCAAAATTCATTTTGGCCCCACTGAAAGAACTGCAACACAAGCCGCGGAAACAACCTCAGAGGAATTTGTCCAGATTCAAACTTGAGGAAGAGAGAAGGAAGTTCTGCAGAGGCAATCAACTCGGTGACGTCCTTTGGTGGATGCGACTTTAACATGGATGGCACTAAGTATTGCTTATTACCGAAAGCATCTGATGAAGGCAGAGGGCACAGCAAGCTGAATTTTTCCATGATTACAATGAAGGTTTTAAAGGTATCATGTTCTATAAATTGGCCCCAGACATGCTGCAGCAGCTTTTCTTCCATGATTCCTTCTCTCTCGAGCTTGAACCACAACTCTTTGAATTCTTTCTCTTGATGATCATAGCGCTTAACAGTTATCACCTTCTTGAACACACCAATCAACCATTGAGGATCCAAGATAACCAATTTGTTTAACTCAGCAGTGTCATCAAAATGTATCAAAATTCTTTGATCGTGCAAAAAAGCAAGCAATGTTACAAACTCTTGTTCGTCATGAATATGGCAGACTTCAGATGCGATCCGTTTTGCATGTTCAAAATAAATCCATCTATGACCTTCATCCAAGGTTTTTTGAAGCGCTTTCTCGTATCCCAACCATTTGACTGGAATAACTTCTTTCATTTGTGGCAGTTCCTTGGCAACCGCTACAATTTCGTCTCGTAAGCGCACTACTCCTGGACACTCCGATTCAAGGCCTGCCTTAGTGTTATCCACTAGAATGGGATCATCACACAAGTGGGTCATGTATGGTTTGCCAACCAATTTTTCCAACACTTCACCGGCCACGTCATTAGGATCTTCCCCACCATAAGGTTCATCCGCATGCGTGCAAACTAGGAAAACAGGCGGAAGGGTTTTGGGAAGAACTGTGGATGTCGAAGCTGAATGCACAGCATGATCTTCACCTGGACTGGATAGTAATGCAACTGAAGTCATCCAGTAGTCTAGGTAATCGTGGTTAGTTCTTGTGCTGTACTTGTCTTCAGTTTTCTTGAACACTCCTTGCTTTTTCACGGGCTTGGCTCTTTCAGAAGGATCTCGACTTAGGTCATAGACCAGAAGGTAAATTGCTTTTGGTGTCAGAAAAAGTGAATGTGTCTCATAGTAAACGGACTGTCCAGCAAAATCCCAAAGAACCGAATAAATGTCATCTCCTTCTTCGATCTTGTCAGCTTCTTCTCGCAATTTCTTAATCAAGGTTTCTATGTCCTCAGGTATATCAGATGAGGGAAGAGAATTAATGCTTTCAAGTGAATGGAATTCAAGAGACTTGTCATCGGTCTCAAAAGAGGGATCTTTTGCAGTTTCAGTTTGTGCGCTTAACGTGAAATTCAGGGGAAATTTTTCAGAATCGGCCGATTTGTCGACAGTCCTTTCTTCAGAAATTAATTCTTGTTCCTTTAGATTTTCAACAACCAAGAGAGCTATATTATGCTCATAAGAAGTCGCCACCTCTTTGTTTGCACCTTGATCCGTTTCCCCAATCTTCCAAGTCTCAGTGGTGACTTTAAAGTAGGACGGATCAACATCAATCCCAACAGTGCTGCTCTCGTCAGGATTGAATCGTATTCCCCTCAATGACTTCTTCAGGCTGGTCTTTCCTGAGCGGTCCTGTCCAATTAACATGATTGGGATCCTTTTTACACGAGTCATTCCTTCTTTAAGGGCCTTTTTATATGCTTCCAAAGCCTTGGGACCACGTAAATTAATTTCAGGAGGACTCACTATTAAGACAACCGGTCAAGTATTAGCAAAATAGAAGGCAGCAAAACACACTTTTTCGTCGTGTAAATGTAAAACCGAAATAACTACCGGGTAAGTGATTTTTAAGTGGAAAAGGGGACGGCAAATTTCACCAAGGCAATCACTGAGTGAGTTTAATATTAACGTATCTGAAATTTCATTGAGTGCCCAACAGAAATACCTCTACGATTTACAAACTCAAAGGAAGTGTCAAAATGAGAAAAGCCGTGAGTATCTGCAAAAATCCGGAATTTTCATCATGTAGTAATTAATCATAGCAAGGTCAGAACACACGAGCAAACTTCAAAATACGCAAGTAACTACCCTAACTGTTTCCGGTTTTCTTTCTTATGACTCAGTGTTCGACAATGCTAGTCGAACTTTAAGGTCCGGTTAGTCTTAAAGCAAAGTTGAAATTCTCTCCAAAACTTTATTGGTAAACGTGCCCTCTAAAGTCATTTTGTCATAAAAGACTCTGCCTTCCATCCAGCCTTGAACGAGAGAACATCATTAGCCTGGCCTTAGAAGTTGGAGCTGATCTGGTCTGAGAGCACTTGGCCTGCGTGAACTCAGAGCGTTGTTACCTTGTTAGTGAATGATTGTCTTTTCAAGTGGGTCGAGCTTTTGTTTGTACAACGTGGGTTAAATCGTTTAAGCTCCTAAAGAAGTCACAGTGGAGATGCTCCGAGTTCCGGGagagaaatttaaataacaCCCAAACCACAGCACTCACAAAAAAGACTGAAGGACTGAAGCTCGGCGCTTGGCACACAAAAAAAAGTATATATGGAAAAGCTTTTTCACTGGTGAAAGAGCGTTTGGCGTCTGTTTTATCGCACACACTTTGGAAATGCAAAATGCTTGTCACCGAGGGTACTCTAAACGACAGTAATCTCTCAAAAGTTCTCACTACCACAACTTTGCCAAGACGTGACAGCAAAACAACATTTACAAAGCAGGCACATTGATGTTGATGCAGCGGTTAATCACCATTTGACTAAAGTCAACGGACATGGCACAGATAAACAATCCAAAGGAGCCAGTTTGGCCGGAGATTTTCTGGAAAGTCTGCGGAAACAGGACCTCCCACTCACGAAGACCACACAAAAAACGTGACTCCTCCAGTTCGGGACAGCATACTTAAAGATAAACTTCAAGAAAAACTTTACGAGTAGCCACAAAAATCCATCGTGAAAGGTATGACAGCTCTTGTTCGCGCCGCGAAGAAGGGTGTCAATGAGATAAATACAAATCATGACACTTGACCTGCACTCTGATTACAAGCACCTATGCTCAGCGTCTATACCGTTGACTGCTGAACTTTCCGGAGATGATCTGTGTAAGCAAGTAAAAGATATCTCCAAAGTAAAGCGTGTTAGCAGGAAAGTGACATCTACCTCCTCTCGTCACAGTGGTCAaagccactctcattttcgtTGCAAATGTCAATCCTCTGgtggaaaaggaaacattttcCGAGCGAAGGAAAATAAATGAAGCATTTTTTAGGCTGGCGACCGAAAGCAAATCCAGGTGCTGCCTCCCAGAGTCCACTCTGCCCCAGATATCTCAGACCACTCAGAGTTCCGACTGGATGATATAAGGGTTATCCTCAATTTGAAGAACCCAAATCAATGTATAAGTAACcatcatttcaaaatggaaagcTTTAACTTCAGGAGTGTGTCTTATGACACCTGTGTGTTACATGGCTTTAGTAGATCCACGAGATGCCTGTTATTC
The Montipora capricornis isolate CH-2021 chromosome 10, ASM3666992v2, whole genome shotgun sequence genome window above contains:
- the LOC138020067 gene encoding uncharacterized protein isoform X2, with product MEKPNVQWADVAGLNSAKEALKEAVILPIKFPHLFTVSPPEINLRGPKALEAYKKALKEGMTRVKRIPIMLIGQDRSGKTSLKKSLRGIRFNPDESSTVGIDVDPSYFKVTTETWKIGETDQGANKEVATSYEHNIALLVVENLKEQELISEERTVDKSADSEKFPLNFTLSAQTETAKDPSFETDDKSLEFHSLESINSLPSSDIPEDIETLIKKLREEADKIEEGDDIYSVLWDFAGQSVYYETHSLFLTPKAIYLLVYDLSRDPSERAKPVKKQGVFKKTEDKYSTRTNHDYLDYWMTSVALLSSPGEDHAVHSASTSTVLPKTLPPVFLVCTHADEPYGGEDPNDVAGEVLEKLVGKPYMTHLCDDPILVDNTKAGLESECPGVVRLRDEIVAVAKELPQMKEVIPVKWLGYEKALQKTLDEGHRWIYFEHAKRIASEVCHIHDEQEFVTLLAFLHDQRILIHFDDTAELNKLVILDPQWLIGVFKKVITVKRYDHQEKEFKELWFKLEREGIMEEKLLQHVWGQFIEHDTFKTFIVIMEKFSLLCPLPSSDAFGNKQYLVPSMLKSHPPKDVTELIASAELPSLFLKFESGQIPLRLFPRLVLQFFQWGQNEFWSSLHPQLYKNFARFYTAADENCSVVLLCHTSFIEVIVHRGNVAPGLKGDFQSNLSISSDAQHDSFEVFCAGAVYRQLVLVLECMRKEFCWLKRMRYQAGVVCPVCCHGRMVTYCRTHVKEGCEQEECLHFLSESELQSANHFITCNRSATARTNKVWVKDFAAWFSCPRKETAADVVDGSVLSSGRGSEDNSPPLLPCNVVESLCSRSCDPKEIVLQLKKGLHLDQTRLEQPNPETQRVIRCLAKIAKNSNKIEVFKHLREITPAGTTGPLLQGNLDIRNIPVRQMRELTIDLSGGEEWKDVAERLGLSPKEIRFLDKRTLNPCDAALAAVSQLHYISADKLYDTLTGCGLPLLADTL
- the LOC138020067 gene encoding uncharacterized protein isoform X1 — encoded protein: MSGETLKKAIEIVTKGTDEDKAGNYEELLRLYQHGVEDLLHAIKYEAQGDKGNENIRQKWVQNHDRAEKLKQYLKTKSKKKPVASSGEGKEGNSKGKDDRSGDEDDGAESKKLRGQLNMSPPEINLRGPKALEAYKKALKEGMTRVKRIPIMLIGQDRSGKTSLKKSLRGIRFNPDESSTVGIDVDPSYFKVTTETWKIGETDQGANKEVATSYEHNIALLVVENLKEQELISEERTVDKSADSEKFPLNFTLSAQTETAKDPSFETDDKSLEFHSLESINSLPSSDIPEDIETLIKKLREEADKIEEGDDIYSVLWDFAGQSVYYETHSLFLTPKAIYLLVYDLSRDPSERAKPVKKQGVFKKTEDKYSTRTNHDYLDYWMTSVALLSSPGEDHAVHSASTSTVLPKTLPPVFLVCTHADEPYGGEDPNDVAGEVLEKLVGKPYMTHLCDDPILVDNTKAGLESECPGVVRLRDEIVAVAKELPQMKEVIPVKWLGYEKALQKTLDEGHRWIYFEHAKRIASEVCHIHDEQEFVTLLAFLHDQRILIHFDDTAELNKLVILDPQWLIGVFKKVITVKRYDHQEKEFKELWFKLEREGIMEEKLLQHVWGQFIEHDTFKTFIVIMEKFSLLCPLPSSDAFGNKQYLVPSMLKSHPPKDVTELIASAELPSLFLKFESGQIPLRLFPRLVLQFFQWGQNEFWSSLHPQLYKNFARFYTAADENCSVVLLCHTSFIEVIVHRGNVAPGLKGDFQSNLSISSDAQHDSFEVFCAGAVYRQLVLVLECMRKEFCWLKRMRYQAGVVCPVCCHGRMVTYCRTHVKEGCEQEECLHFLSESELQSANHFITCNRSATARTNKVWVKDFAAWFSCPRKETAADVVDGSVLSSGRGSEDNSPPLLPCNVVESLCSRSCDPKEIVLQLKKGLHLDQTRLEQPNPETQRVIRCLAKIAKNSNKIEVFKHLREITPAGTTGPLLQGNLDIRNIPVRQMRELTIDLSGGEEWKDVAERLGLSPKEIRFLDKRTLNPCDAALAAVSQLHYISADKLYDTLTGCGLPLLADTL